In Gammaproteobacteria bacterium, the genomic stretch GGCACGTTGTTCCACAGCGTGACCTGGCACGTCTCCTGGCCTTGCAGCCACTGCTTCGCGTCGGCGACCGCGCGCTCGTCCGCCGCGTACTGCTCGAAGGTGTCAGGCACCATGAAATGCCAGAATTCGCCGTCGTTGTAGAGAAATTGCATGTCCGTGTCGACGACGTCCGCGCCGGGCAGGCTCTCGCCGGACTTGAACGTGCGGTCGATCGTGCGGCCGGTCTTCAGGTTGCGGATCCGCACGCGGTTGAAAGCCTGGCCCTTGCCGGGCTTCACGAACTCGTTCAGGACGATGACACAGGGATCGCCGTCGAGGATGACCTTGAGGCCGGAGCGGAATTCACTGGTGGTGTAGGTCGCCATGCAGCCCTGCGTTGAAAAATCGAAACGGCGTATGATAGCGGCTGGCCACTCGGCCTGACAGACGGCTGTTGCGGCCAATCCTTACGCGCCGAAGCCGGAGCAGCGTGACGCTCGTCACGGTTTGCGGAATCGCCAGCGCTTAGGCTGATGACGCTGCGACGCTGCCATCCGCATCCTGCAAAAACAATCAATTGCGCTTAACCGGTACCGGCCGGGGAGTATCGTTGGACGACCGCCAGAGCATCTCGATCGCCGTTCTCACCAGCAGCCAGGATGACGTCGAGCTCGTGAACCGAACGCTCCGCGATGCCGGGCACGCCGCCCATTGCCATTGGGTTCCCGACCCGAACGGACTGGACGAAACGCTCGAGGCGCAGGCGGTCGAGCTCATCATCGTCAACCGCAACCGCTACGCGGATACGATCCGCCAGGTCGTCGAGCAGAAGGAAGCCTTCGTGCCGGAGGTGCCGGTGATCGCGGTCGCCGACGCGGCGGACGAAGCCGGGATCCAGGATGCCATGCGGCAGGGCGCCTGCGATCTCGTCTCCATCGGCAACCGCACGCGCCTGCAGGCCGTGGTCACGCGCGAGCTGCGCGCGTTCCGCGTCGAGCGGGCTCTCAACTCGACCTTGAGCTCGGCTTCGGAATACCGCCGCCAGCTGCACGACTACATGCAGGGCTCCACGACCGCGATTGCGTATGCCCAGGAAGGCATCGTCACCGACCTGAACAACGCCTGGCTCGACCTGTTCGGCATCGCGGCGAAGCAGGATACGGTCGGGCTGCCGCTGATGGACATGTTCGCCCCCGAAAGCCACGCCGCGGTGAAAGGCGCGCTCATCGCCACGGTGAAAGGCAAGTGGCAGCGCGGCGAGAAGCTGGAGGCGAAAGCGCGCCTGCGCAACAGCGAGATCACCGTGCTCGAGATGGAGCTCCAGCTCGTGGATTTCGAGGACGGCCCGCACGTGCAGGTCCGCATCGTACCGCCGGCGCCGAAAGAGGAGGAGGAGCCGACCCGGCTGGTGCACGAAGCGCTGAAGCGCG encodes the following:
- the efp gene encoding elongation factor P — its product is MATYTTSEFRSGLKVILDGDPCVIVLNEFVKPGKGQAFNRVRIRNLKTGRTIDRTFKSGESLPGADVVDTDMQFLYNDGEFWHFMVPDTFEQYAADERAVADAKQWLQGQETCQVTLWNNVPLLVSAPNFVELEIVETDPGVRGDTASGGVKPAKLATGAVVRVPLFVEQGEVIRVDTRTGEYVSRVK